A genomic window from Streptomyces sp. HUAS YS2 includes:
- a CDS encoding ABC transporter ATP-binding protein: MFGFRRRRDRGEAAGAYDSGPALVLDAVTRSYGTARDGGAAAVALDAVSLTVPRGGFVAVMGSSGSGKSTLLRCAAGLDRPTSGTVRIGGADLARLKPAELTRLRRDRVGFVFQSLNLVPSLSVRENVALPLLLADTPDDGRALAGLAAVGLADRAEDVPARLSGGQRQRVAIARALVTEPEVIFADEPTAALDPATADGVLALLRRVVDDHGRTVVLVTHDPVAAQWADRAVFLDAGRLAGTLDRPDAASVRAALGAPDRRPAHAHAGSPVSPAGRR; encoded by the coding sequence ATGTTCGGCTTCAGGCGACGACGTGACCGTGGGGAGGCGGCCGGAGCGTACGACTCCGGTCCCGCCCTCGTGCTCGACGCGGTGACCCGCTCGTACGGGACGGCCCGCGACGGCGGCGCGGCGGCCGTCGCGCTCGACGCGGTGAGTCTGACCGTGCCGCGGGGCGGGTTCGTCGCCGTCATGGGAAGCTCCGGCTCCGGGAAGTCGACCCTGCTGCGGTGCGCGGCCGGGCTCGACCGTCCGACCTCGGGCACGGTACGCATCGGGGGCGCCGACCTCGCGCGGCTGAAGCCGGCCGAACTGACCCGGCTCCGCCGCGACCGTGTCGGCTTCGTGTTCCAGTCGCTCAACCTCGTCCCGTCGCTGAGCGTGCGGGAGAACGTGGCGTTGCCGCTGCTGCTGGCCGACACCCCCGACGACGGACGGGCGCTCGCCGGCCTGGCGGCCGTCGGGCTCGCGGACCGCGCCGAGGACGTGCCCGCCCGGCTGTCCGGCGGACAGCGGCAGCGGGTCGCGATCGCCCGTGCCCTGGTGACCGAACCCGAGGTGATCTTCGCCGACGAGCCGACCGCGGCCCTCGACCCGGCGACCGCCGACGGTGTCCTGGCGCTGTTGCGCCGTGTCGTGGACGACCACGGCCGGACGGTCGTCCTCGTCACGCACGACCCGGTCGCCGCGCAGTGGGCCGACCGTGCGGTCTTCCTCGACGCCGGGCGCCTGGCCGGCACCCTCGACCGGCCGGACGCGGCCTCCGTGCGGGCGGCGCTGGGCGCGCCGGACCGCCGTCCGGCGCATGCCCACGCGGGATCGCCCGTGTCGCCGGCGGGGCGGCGGTGA
- the topA gene encoding type I DNA topoisomerase has translation MSPTSETAQGGRRLVIVESPAKAKTIKGYLGPGYVVEASVGHIRDLPNGAAEVPEKYTGEVRRLGVDVEHDFQPIYVVNADKKAQVRKLKEQLAESDELFLATDEDREGEAIAWHLLEVLKPKVPVHRMVFHEITKDAIQDAVRNPRELNKRMVDAQETRRILDRLYGYEVSPVLWKKVMPRLSAGRVQSVATRLVVERERERIAFRSAEYWDLTGTFSTGRAGDPSDPSSLVARLNTVDGRRVAQGRDFGADGQLKTASAGQVLHLDEANARALAAALAETAFAVRSVESKPYRRSPYAPFRTTTLQQEASRKLGFGAKATMQVAQKLYENGFITYMRTDSTTLSDTAVAAARAQVTQLYGADYLPDKPRTYAGKVKNAQEAHEAIRPSGDRFRTPAETGLTGDQFRLYELIWKRTVASQMKDATGNSVTVKIGGRSADGRDVEFSASGKTITFHGFMKAYVEGADDPNAELDDRERRLPQVAEGDALRAEEITTDGHSTKPPARYTEATLVKELEEREIGRPSTYASIIGTILDRGYVFKKGTALVPSFLSFAVVNLLEKHFGRLVDYDFTAKMEDDLDRIARGEAQSVPWLKRFYFGEGDAAGAASEAGNGDGDHLGGLKELVTDLGAIDAREISSFPVGSGIVLRVGRYGPYIERGEKETEGHQRADVPDDLAPDELTVEYAEELLAKPSGDFELGTDPVSGNQIVAKDGRYGPYVTEILPEGTPKTGKNAVKPRTASLFKSMALDTVTLEDALRLMSLPRVVGTDAEGVEITAQNGRYGPYLKKGTDSRSLTSEDQLFTITLEEALAIYAQPKQRGRAAAKPPLKELGTDPVSERPVVVKDGRFGPYVTDGETNATLRTGDSVEDITPERGYELLAEKRAKGPAKKTAKKAPAKKTAAKKTAAKKTTAAKKTAAKKTTTAAKKTTTAKKTTAKKAAASTKASTDE, from the coding sequence TTGTCCCCGACCAGCGAGACCGCACAGGGCGGCCGCCGACTCGTCATCGTCGAGTCGCCTGCCAAGGCGAAGACGATCAAGGGCTACCTCGGCCCCGGCTACGTCGTCGAGGCGAGCGTCGGGCACATCCGCGACCTCCCGAACGGCGCCGCGGAGGTGCCGGAGAAGTACACCGGCGAGGTGCGTCGGCTCGGCGTCGACGTCGAGCACGACTTCCAGCCCATCTATGTCGTCAACGCCGACAAGAAGGCGCAGGTCAGGAAGCTCAAGGAGCAGCTGGCCGAGTCCGACGAACTCTTCCTGGCCACCGATGAGGACCGCGAGGGCGAGGCCATCGCGTGGCACCTCCTGGAGGTCCTGAAGCCCAAGGTCCCCGTCCACCGGATGGTCTTCCACGAGATCACCAAGGACGCGATCCAGGACGCCGTGCGCAACCCGCGCGAGCTGAACAAGCGGATGGTGGACGCCCAGGAGACCCGCCGCATCCTCGACCGCCTCTACGGCTACGAGGTCTCGCCGGTCCTGTGGAAGAAGGTCATGCCGCGGCTGTCCGCCGGCCGCGTGCAGTCCGTCGCCACCCGGCTCGTCGTCGAGCGCGAGCGCGAGCGCATCGCGTTCCGCTCCGCCGAGTACTGGGACCTCACCGGCACCTTCTCCACCGGCCGCGCCGGTGACCCGTCCGACCCGTCGTCGCTGGTCGCGCGCCTGAACACGGTCGACGGCCGGCGCGTCGCGCAGGGCCGCGACTTCGGCGCGGACGGTCAGCTCAAGACCGCCTCGGCCGGTCAGGTGCTGCACCTGGACGAGGCGAACGCCCGCGCCCTCGCGGCGGCGCTCGCCGAGACCGCGTTCGCGGTGCGCTCGGTCGAGTCGAAGCCGTACCGCCGCTCGCCGTACGCCCCGTTCCGTACGACCACGCTCCAGCAGGAGGCCTCGCGCAAGCTCGGCTTCGGAGCGAAGGCGACCATGCAGGTGGCCCAGAAGCTGTACGAGAACGGCTTCATCACCTATATGCGTACCGACTCCACGACCCTGTCCGACACCGCGGTCGCCGCGGCCCGGGCTCAGGTCACGCAGCTCTACGGCGCGGACTACCTGCCGGACAAGCCGCGCACGTACGCCGGGAAGGTCAAGAACGCCCAGGAGGCGCACGAGGCGATCCGCCCCTCGGGTGATCGTTTCCGCACGCCGGCCGAGACCGGCCTGACCGGCGACCAGTTCCGGCTCTACGAGCTGATCTGGAAGCGCACCGTCGCCTCGCAGATGAAGGACGCGACCGGAAACTCCGTCACCGTGAAGATCGGCGGCCGGTCCGCCGACGGCCGGGACGTCGAGTTCTCCGCGTCCGGCAAGACGATCACCTTCCACGGCTTCATGAAGGCCTACGTCGAGGGCGCGGACGACCCGAACGCCGAGCTCGACGACCGCGAGCGCCGCCTGCCGCAGGTCGCCGAGGGCGACGCGCTGCGCGCCGAGGAGATCACCACCGACGGTCACTCGACCAAGCCGCCGGCCCGCTACACCGAGGCCACGCTGGTCAAGGAGCTGGAGGAGCGGGAGATCGGCCGCCCGTCGACGTACGCGTCGATCATCGGCACGATCCTCGACCGCGGCTACGTCTTCAAGAAGGGCACGGCGCTCGTGCCGTCCTTCCTGAGCTTCGCCGTGGTCAACCTGCTGGAGAAGCACTTCGGCCGGCTCGTCGACTACGACTTCACCGCCAAGATGGAGGACGACCTCGACCGCATCGCACGCGGCGAGGCGCAGTCCGTGCCGTGGCTGAAGCGTTTCTACTTCGGCGAGGGCGACGCCGCCGGTGCGGCCTCGGAGGCCGGGAACGGCGACGGGGACCACCTCGGTGGCCTGAAGGAGCTCGTGACCGACCTCGGCGCGATCGACGCCCGGGAGATCTCCTCGTTCCCCGTCGGCAGCGGCATCGTGCTGCGGGTCGGCCGGTACGGGCCGTACATCGAGCGCGGCGAGAAGGAGACCGAGGGGCACCAGCGCGCCGACGTGCCCGACGACCTCGCGCCCGACGAGCTGACGGTCGAGTACGCGGAGGAACTGCTGGCGAAGCCGAGCGGCGACTTCGAGCTGGGCACGGACCCGGTGAGCGGCAACCAGATCGTCGCGAAGGACGGCCGGTACGGGCCGTACGTCACGGAGATCCTGCCCGAGGGCACCCCGAAGACCGGCAAGAACGCGGTGAAGCCGCGGACCGCCTCGCTGTTCAAGTCCATGGCACTGGACACGGTGACGCTGGAGGACGCGCTGCGTCTGATGTCGCTGCCGCGCGTGGTGGGCACGGACGCGGAGGGCGTCGAGATCACCGCGCAGAACGGGCGGTACGGCCCCTACCTGAAGAAGGGCACCGACTCGCGGTCGCTGACCAGCGAGGACCAGCTCTTCACGATCACGCTGGAAGAGGCGCTGGCGATCTACGCCCAGCCGAAGCAGCGTGGCCGGGCGGCGGCCAAGCCGCCGCTGAAGGAGCTGGGCACGGACCCGGTGAGCGAGCGCCCCGTCGTCGTGAAGGACGGCCGCTTCGGCCCGTACGTGACGGACGGCGAGACGAACGCGACGCTCCGGACCGGCGACAGCGTCGAGGACATCACGCCGGAGCGCGGCTACGAGCTGCTCGCGGAGAAGCGCGCGAAGGGACCGGCCAAGAAGACGGCCAAGAAGGCCCCGGCGAAGAAGACCGCCGCGAAGAAGACGGCGGCCAAGAAGACGACGGCCGCCAAGAAGACCGCGGCGAAGAAGACGACGACGGCCGCCAAGAAGACGACCACGGCGAAGAAGACGACCGCGAAGAAGGCGGCGGCTTCGACGAAGGCGTCGACGGACGAGTAG
- a CDS encoding class I SAM-dependent methyltransferase — translation MSTTSQTPGLPTSARAGLLRDALLAADFTADGLLELLGAPAYAALARSETVPALRATRGDSPLETLVRLFLLQKPVPAERAAAALPLEDALADGWLVRTPGPDGADEVAAAVDVRPYGGPEGQDWFIVSDLGCAVGGAGGIGKKDEGVVLGVGGASTTLAGITVRTPVASALDVGTGSGIQVLHAAQHATRLTATDLNPRALGFTRLTLALSGVHEATLLEGSLFEPVDGDTYDLIVSNPPFVISPGARLTYRDGGMGGDDLCRTLVQQAGARLNDGGFAQFLANWQHVDGEQWQDRLRSWVPRGCDAWIVQREVQDITQYAELWLRDSGDHREDPEAYAGRYEGWLDEFEARGTKAVGFGWITLRRSAAVESGAVEPSIVIEEWPHAVEQPLGDVVRAHFERQDYLRARDDAALLADSFRLAPEIVQEQVGLPGAEDPEHVVLRQNRGMRRATRVDHVAAGFAGVCDGTLSAGRILDAIGQLTGEDPVLLRDRTPQAIRLLVEEGFLEPTGGAGAS, via the coding sequence GTGAGTACGACCAGCCAGACCCCCGGCCTTCCGACGTCCGCGCGAGCGGGCCTCCTTCGCGACGCGCTGCTCGCCGCCGACTTCACCGCCGACGGGCTGCTCGAGCTGCTCGGAGCCCCCGCCTACGCCGCGCTCGCCCGCAGCGAGACCGTGCCCGCGCTGCGCGCCACCCGGGGCGACAGCCCGCTGGAGACCCTCGTCCGGCTCTTCCTGCTGCAGAAGCCCGTTCCGGCGGAGCGGGCCGCCGCCGCGCTTCCGCTCGAGGACGCGCTGGCCGACGGCTGGCTGGTGCGGACCCCCGGCCCGGACGGCGCCGACGAGGTCGCCGCCGCCGTCGACGTACGGCCGTACGGCGGACCCGAGGGCCAGGACTGGTTCATCGTCTCCGACCTGGGCTGCGCCGTCGGGGGCGCGGGAGGCATCGGCAAGAAGGACGAGGGCGTCGTCCTCGGCGTCGGCGGCGCCTCCACCACGCTCGCCGGCATCACCGTCCGCACCCCCGTCGCCTCCGCGCTCGACGTCGGCACCGGCTCCGGCATCCAGGTGCTGCACGCGGCCCAGCACGCGACGCGGCTGACCGCCACCGACCTCAACCCCCGCGCCCTGGGCTTCACCCGGCTGACCCTCGCGCTGTCCGGCGTGCACGAGGCGACGCTGCTCGAAGGCTCGCTGTTCGAGCCGGTCGACGGGGACACGTACGACCTGATCGTGTCCAACCCTCCCTTCGTCATCTCTCCCGGCGCCCGACTGACCTACCGGGACGGCGGGATGGGCGGCGACGACCTGTGCCGCACGCTCGTCCAGCAGGCCGGGGCCCGGCTCAACGACGGCGGGTTCGCGCAGTTCCTCGCCAACTGGCAGCACGTCGACGGCGAGCAGTGGCAGGACCGGCTGCGGTCCTGGGTGCCGCGCGGCTGCGACGCCTGGATCGTGCAGCGCGAGGTGCAGGACATCACCCAGTACGCCGAGCTGTGGCTGCGCGACAGCGGCGACCACCGCGAGGACCCGGAGGCGTACGCCGGTCGGTACGAGGGCTGGCTCGACGAGTTCGAGGCGCGCGGCACCAAGGCGGTCGGCTTCGGCTGGATCACGCTGCGCAGGTCGGCGGCGGTCGAGTCCGGCGCGGTCGAGCCGTCGATCGTGATCGAGGAGTGGCCGCACGCGGTGGAGCAGCCGCTCGGGGACGTCGTACGGGCGCACTTCGAGCGTCAGGACTACCTGCGGGCGCGGGACGACGCGGCGCTGCTGGCCGATTCGTTCCGCCTCGCCCCCGAGATCGTGCAGGAGCAGGTCGGGCTGCCCGGCGCCGAGGACCCGGAGCACGTGGTGCTGCGGCAGAACCGCGGGATGCGGCGGGCCACCCGGGTCGACCACGTGGCGGCCGGGTTCGCGGGCGTGTGCGACGGCACGCTCAGCGCGGGCCGGATCCTCGACGCGATCGGGCAGCTGACCGGCGAGGACCCGGTGCTGCTGCGGGACCGCACGCCGCAGGCGATCCGGCTGCTGGTGGAGGAGGGCTTCCTGGAGCCGACGGGCGGCGCGGGCGCGTCCTGA
- a CDS encoding small secreted protein, with the protein MNKKLAAALSGGAVLMLALSGCSDDGNDDKVNAWAKTVCDQAKPQLQKRADAQQVIISTAADGKPADIQAADSKAFQDIADADRALAKAVEGAGAPPVDNGEKLQSDAVKELNATAVAYENLKKQVDALDPNNQQKFADGLQGVADGLKKIEKMDQDALAKLQSGELGTAMAKQPGCQKVTPSAPAPKPSGSASAKPGAPASPSASAKS; encoded by the coding sequence GTGAACAAGAAGCTTGCGGCCGCACTGTCCGGCGGTGCGGTACTGATGCTGGCGCTGTCGGGCTGCAGCGACGACGGCAACGACGACAAGGTCAACGCCTGGGCCAAGACGGTCTGCGACCAGGCCAAGCCCCAGCTCCAGAAGAGGGCCGACGCCCAGCAGGTCATCATCTCGACGGCCGCGGACGGCAAGCCCGCCGACATCCAGGCCGCGGACTCGAAGGCCTTCCAGGACATCGCCGACGCGGACCGCGCGCTGGCCAAGGCCGTCGAGGGCGCGGGCGCGCCGCCGGTGGACAACGGCGAGAAGCTCCAGTCGGACGCCGTGAAGGAGCTCAACGCCACCGCCGTCGCGTACGAGAACCTGAAGAAGCAGGTCGACGCGCTCGACCCGAACAACCAGCAGAAGTTCGCGGACGGCCTGCAGGGCGTCGCGGACGGGCTGAAGAAGATCGAGAAGATGGACCAGGACGCCCTGGCGAAGCTCCAGTCGGGCGAGCTGGGCACGGCCATGGCCAAGCAGCCGGGCTGCCAGAAGGTGACGCCGTCGGCGCCCGCGCCGAAGCCGTCGGGCTCCGCGAGCGCCAAGCCCGGCGCGCCGGCGTCCCCCTCCGCTTCGGCGAAGTCGTAA
- the tmk gene encoding dTMP kinase, whose amino-acid sequence MTRAEQPDFDAALVADSRERAVRALLRNQPLRRLWSAQLVGGTGDALALLVLVLLVLQATVAQDAFGGGYRGAAFAVAAVLGARVLATVLFGAVLLGPLTALTRPGGPLDRRWTMIAADGIRLALLVVAPLWIDWVPDRAVWFLLGTVFVTGVAERLWTVAKESVAPALLPAPPLEGAAVRPLPDHLDALRRLSLRTDFLAVPAAAAVLLVATLIGNLLGTGIAWFDQHQAALGAYVAAGLFSASLSVLALIELPDRQTPRPRSPLEGLRRPTTGEGPDKGRTGAVPLLVLACASVAGAIASAAAVAALHAVDLGGGPATFALLILALTGSVAVGIRTAPAVLTLLSRRRLLALAIALTGVALLAVGLVPDTATVIGIAAVAGYAAGVAANTGHILIDQESEEFRRARFTEHLQAVVRVAIALGAIAGPLVAAAISRQRLGSGDFVFAHGGAAFTLMLVGALLLPVAVIVLAKTDDRAGVPLRRDLRDALRGADPVQAPAPTGFFIALEGGDGAGKSTQAEALAEWIRAKGHEVVVTREPGATPIGKRLRSILLDVSSAGLSHRAEALLYAADRAEHVDSLVKPALERGAIVISDRYIDSSVAYQGAGRDLSPTEVARINRWATGGLVPHLTVLLDVSPETARERFTEAPDRLESEPPEFHSRVRAGFLALAAADPARYLVVDAGQEPESVTTVVRHRLDQMLPLSEAEVKAQEEARRKAEEDARRRAEEEAARKAEEERLERERQEQLAKLRAEEEARRKAEEEEARRREAERQAEEARQRAEEARQAAEEERRRREAEEKAHQAEQERLRKQAEEEARLRAEAEARRLEKQRKAEEALLRAEEARRAAEAEAAAKARAEAEAAAKAKAAAEAQAAAAAAAAAEAARKAAAEAEAAATVSANEVTVPTPVVKPDDVTQTVPTPVVRPQDETTVLPQVGEDRAVDETAVLPPVRDPREARDPRAADETAVLPSVSDAAPADRVPQDFFRDERPGPDGANDRTAELPQVDEQGRPRRRSDWAEETPLDDLPSLADELLGPHDDEEDGRRRRR is encoded by the coding sequence ATGACGCGAGCCGAGCAGCCAGACTTCGACGCCGCACTCGTCGCGGACTCCCGGGAACGTGCCGTACGGGCCCTCCTGCGCAATCAGCCGCTGCGGCGGCTGTGGAGTGCCCAGCTCGTCGGCGGGACGGGGGACGCCCTCGCCCTGCTGGTTCTGGTGCTGCTGGTCCTTCAGGCCACGGTCGCCCAGGACGCCTTCGGCGGCGGATACCGCGGGGCCGCCTTCGCCGTCGCCGCCGTGCTCGGGGCACGGGTGCTCGCGACCGTGCTGTTCGGAGCCGTACTCCTCGGTCCGCTCACCGCGCTGACCCGGCCCGGCGGCCCGCTCGACCGCCGGTGGACCATGATCGCCGCGGACGGCATCCGGCTCGCGCTGCTCGTCGTCGCGCCGCTGTGGATCGACTGGGTCCCCGACCGCGCCGTCTGGTTCCTGCTCGGGACCGTCTTCGTCACCGGCGTCGCCGAGCGGCTGTGGACCGTCGCCAAGGAGAGCGTCGCGCCGGCGCTGCTGCCCGCGCCGCCGCTGGAGGGCGCGGCCGTCCGGCCGCTGCCCGACCACCTCGACGCGCTGCGCCGGCTGTCGCTGCGTACCGACTTCCTCGCCGTCCCGGCCGCCGCGGCCGTGCTGCTCGTCGCCACGCTGATCGGCAACCTGCTCGGAACCGGCATCGCGTGGTTCGACCAGCACCAGGCCGCGCTCGGCGCGTACGTCGCCGCCGGTCTGTTCTCCGCCTCGCTCTCCGTCCTCGCCCTGATCGAGCTGCCCGACCGGCAGACGCCGCGCCCGCGCTCGCCGCTGGAGGGCCTGCGCCGGCCCACCACCGGCGAGGGCCCCGACAAGGGCCGCACCGGCGCCGTCCCGCTGCTCGTGCTCGCCTGCGCGAGCGTCGCCGGAGCGATCGCCTCCGCCGCGGCCGTCGCCGCGCTGCACGCCGTCGACCTCGGCGGCGGGCCCGCCACCTTCGCGCTGCTGATCCTCGCGCTGACCGGCTCGGTCGCCGTCGGCATCCGCACCGCCCCGGCCGTCCTCACCCTCCTCTCGCGCCGACGGCTGCTCGCCCTCGCGATCGCGCTGACCGGCGTCGCGCTGCTGGCCGTGGGCCTGGTCCCGGACACCGCGACCGTCATCGGCATCGCCGCGGTCGCCGGGTACGCGGCCGGTGTCGCCGCGAACACCGGGCACATCCTGATCGACCAGGAGAGCGAGGAGTTCCGGCGGGCCCGGTTCACCGAGCACCTGCAGGCCGTCGTCCGGGTCGCGATCGCGCTCGGCGCGATCGCCGGGCCGCTCGTGGCGGCCGCGATCAGCCGGCAGCGGCTCGGCTCCGGCGACTTCGTCTTCGCGCACGGCGGCGCCGCCTTCACGCTCATGCTGGTCGGCGCGCTGCTGCTGCCCGTCGCCGTGATCGTCCTCGCCAAGACCGACGACCGCGCCGGTGTCCCGCTCCGCCGCGACCTGCGCGACGCGCTGCGCGGCGCCGACCCGGTCCAGGCCCCGGCCCCGACCGGCTTCTTCATCGCCCTGGAGGGCGGCGACGGCGCGGGCAAGTCCACGCAGGCCGAGGCCCTCGCCGAGTGGATCCGCGCCAAGGGCCACGAGGTCGTCGTCACCCGCGAGCCCGGCGCGACGCCGATCGGCAAGCGGCTGCGCTCGATCCTGCTCGACGTGTCCAGTGCCGGCCTGTCGCACCGCGCCGAGGCCCTGCTGTACGCCGCCGACCGCGCCGAGCACGTCGACTCGCTGGTCAAGCCCGCCCTCGAGCGCGGCGCGATCGTCATCTCCGACCGGTACATCGACTCGTCCGTCGCCTACCAGGGCGCCGGCCGGGACCTGTCGCCGACCGAGGTCGCCCGGATCAACCGCTGGGCCACCGGTGGTCTCGTCCCGCACCTGACCGTGCTGCTCGACGTCTCCCCGGAGACCGCGCGGGAACGGTTCACCGAGGCGCCGGACCGGCTGGAGTCCGAGCCGCCCGAGTTCCACTCCCGGGTCCGGGCCGGATTCCTCGCCCTCGCCGCCGCCGACCCCGCGCGCTACCTCGTCGTCGACGCCGGCCAGGAGCCGGAGTCGGTCACCACCGTGGTGCGCCACCGGCTCGACCAGATGCTGCCGCTGTCCGAGGCCGAGGTGAAGGCCCAGGAGGAAGCGCGCCGCAAGGCCGAGGAGGACGCTCGTCGCCGGGCCGAGGAGGAGGCCGCGCGCAAGGCGGAGGAGGAGCGGCTGGAGCGCGAGCGCCAGGAGCAGCTCGCCAAGCTCCGCGCCGAGGAGGAGGCCCGCCGCAAGGCCGAGGAGGAAGAGGCCCGCCGCCGCGAGGCCGAGCGCCAGGCGGAGGAGGCCCGGCAGAGGGCCGAGGAGGCGCGGCAGGCCGCCGAGGAGGAGCGCCGCCGGCGCGAGGCCGAGGAGAAGGCCCACCAGGCGGAGCAGGAGCGGCTGCGCAAGCAGGCCGAGGAGGAGGCCCGGCTGCGGGCCGAGGCCGAGGCGCGCCGCCTGGAGAAGCAGCGGAAGGCCGAGGAGGCGCTGCTGCGGGCGGAGGAGGCCCGGCGCGCCGCCGAGGCGGAGGCCGCGGCCAAGGCCCGGGCGGAGGCGGAGGCCGCCGCGAAGGCGAAGGCCGCTGCCGAGGCGCAGGCCGCCGCTGCCGCTGCCGCGGCCGCGGAGGCGGCCCGGAAGGCAGCCGCCGAGGCGGAGGCCGCCGCGACCGTGTCGGCGAACGAGGTGACCGTCCCGACGCCGGTGGTGAAGCCGGACGACGTGACCCAGACCGTGCCGACGCCGGTCGTGCGGCCGCAGGACGAGACGACGGTGCTGCCGCAGGTGGGCGAGGACCGCGCCGTGGACGAGACGGCGGTCCTCCCGCCGGTGCGCGACCCGCGCGAGGCCCGCGACCCGCGCGCCGCCGACGAGACGGCCGTGCTCCCGTCCGTGAGCGACGCCGCCCCCGCGGACCGCGTGCCGCAGGACTTCTTCCGCGACGAGCGGCCCGGGCCGGACGGTGCCAACGACCGGACCGCCGAGCTGCCGCAGGTCGACGAGCAGGGCCGGCCGCGCCGCCGCTCGGACTGGGCGGAGGAGACCCCGCTCGACGACCTGCCGAGCCTCGCGGACGAGCTCCTCGGCCCGCACGACGACGAGGAGGACGGCCGGCGGCGTCGCCGCTGA